Proteins from one Gimesia sp. genomic window:
- a CDS encoding carbohydrate porin: protein MRLNFVVPLIFLILILSAPQAVCSQPCAEETLTEQIDCLPVDPASIVPPSSNAAPDDPTLIPDWFKSDSGIAVSPVYYGEVFTNAHGGIATNGSTQYEGLLDLTVDLDFEKMKLDIPGRASILFQNTHGRGLDEYVGATQILSSIDSFDNIAQISELWWEVGLYDSGVTMRVGKQDISNLFLAIDAASDFINSAFGLSPSAGLPSFPAPSPALVFMTEVNSDLSLRVGGWDAYRSNANGLFSDNNSALFIGEFEYRYQSPFRQLPGKFTAGATYQTTGSVPAGTIPRAFGYYVQIEQLLFRETGSTDDQPQGLTVFAQHFPTSTYGRSPFPLIPHDALAGLSYTGLIRGRDQDVTGAGAGWVELDQGGTNREIMVEVFYKAQINDALSIQPDLQYISTPSGIYPDAFVAGLRFQLDL from the coding sequence CGCTGATATTTCTGATCCTGATTCTGTCTGCCCCCCAGGCAGTCTGCAGTCAGCCCTGCGCTGAAGAAACTCTGACAGAGCAAATTGACTGTCTCCCCGTTGATCCCGCTAGCATAGTGCCTCCCTCCAGCAATGCGGCTCCTGACGATCCGACGCTGATCCCTGACTGGTTCAAATCCGATAGCGGTATCGCTGTCTCCCCCGTCTATTACGGTGAAGTCTTCACCAATGCCCACGGCGGGATCGCCACCAACGGCTCGACTCAGTACGAAGGTCTGCTCGACCTCACCGTTGATCTCGATTTTGAAAAGATGAAGCTCGACATCCCGGGACGCGCTTCGATCCTGTTTCAGAACACCCACGGTCGCGGCCTGGATGAGTATGTCGGCGCCACACAGATCCTCAGCAGTATTGACTCGTTCGACAACATCGCTCAGATCAGTGAACTCTGGTGGGAGGTCGGCCTCTACGATTCCGGTGTGACGATGCGCGTCGGTAAACAGGATATCAGCAACCTCTTCCTGGCAATCGATGCCGCCAGCGATTTCATCAACTCCGCCTTTGGTCTCTCCCCCTCGGCGGGTCTGCCTTCGTTCCCCGCGCCCAGTCCCGCTCTCGTATTCATGACCGAAGTCAATTCCGATCTCAGTCTCAGAGTCGGAGGCTGGGACGCCTATCGCAGCAACGCGAACGGGCTCTTTTCCGATAACAACTCGGCACTGTTCATCGGCGAATTTGAGTATCGCTATCAAAGCCCGTTTCGACAGCTGCCCGGGAAATTCACCGCTGGTGCTACCTACCAGACCACCGGCTCGGTTCCCGCCGGGACGATTCCCCGCGCCTTCGGCTATTACGTACAGATAGAACAGCTCTTGTTCCGCGAAACAGGCAGCACGGACGACCAGCCTCAGGGGCTGACCGTCTTCGCCCAGCATTTTCCTACCAGCACCTATGGCCGCTCTCCTTTTCCCCTGATCCCGCATGATGCCCTGGCCGGGCTCTCCTATACCGGTCTGATCCGCGGACGCGATCAGGACGTCACCGGAGCTGGAGCAGGGTGGGTCGAACTCGACCAGGGAGGCACCAACCGCGAGATCATGGTCGAAGTCTTTTACAAAGCACAGATCAACGACGCACTCAGCATCCAGCCCGACCTCCAGTACATCTCTACTCCTTCCGGCATCTATCCCGATGCCTTCGTCGCCGGCCTGCGGTTCCAGCTCGATCTCTGA